Within the Gopherus evgoodei ecotype Sinaloan lineage chromosome 18, rGopEvg1_v1.p, whole genome shotgun sequence genome, the region AAAATGTCTTGGCTCTCTACCTTTTGACTTGCAAGGTCAAGCACACCTCACACTCCTACATCTACCTCATCAACCTGGCTGTGGCAGATACCTTGTTTGTTTGCATATTGCCCTTTAAAATTCATTACCACCTGAACCAGAACGATTGGATCTTTGGAGACATGGCTTGTAGGATCACTGGGACCTTATACTACATCAACATCTACGTCAGCATTGCCTTCTTCACCTGTATTTGCATGGATCGTTACGTGGCGGTGCTTCACCCCTTCGCCTACATCCGGATCAAAGTCACCCACTACATGATAGTGGTCACAGTCTTTTGGTTCATTGCTGCAAGCATCACAATCCCGCTTATCGTTGGGGGGCCCCTTCACAACAGGGGCACAGGGAACAAGACTGCATGCTTTGAGAACTTCTCGCTGTCCAGCTGGACCCATCGCATGATGCCCTACAATGTCTGTGCCTTGCTGTTCGGCTTTGTCATCCCGTTTGCTGTCATCCTCATCAGCTATCCTCTCATTGCCAAGCGGATCGCCCACACCAGATGCAGCATTCACAAGAAGAAGGCCTTGAGGACCATCTACCTGATCCTGCTCATCTGCATCCTGTGCTTCCTTCCTTATCTCACTCACCTACTCCACTTCCTGATGAGGGTCCAGCTCATCCAAAGTTGCCCGTTTACCAACTTAATTTACAAAATGCGCCGGGTCACTATGGCCCTGGTCAGTTTCAACTGCTGCCTGAACCCCATCCTATACTACTTCACGGCTTCCAGCAAGCCATGGCGTCTCAGCCTCAAGTTCAGATCCAAAACCAAGGTTTATACCATCTGTGACAGAAAATTCAATGACTATCCTTATAAAAGCAAGCCAGCAGCAAGACCACCAACACAGCAATTGAATGAAATGCCTTTTTTAAAACAAGGTCAGTAAGTTATTCACCCACAGGTTACGGGTTCAAATCCAAGTGAACTTTGAGGAGGAGTAGTAATCAGGTGGTGTCAGTCCACTTCCTAGGAGACTAGAGTCTGTTAATTGGCAAGGGTGGGCTCAACAGACAACATGAAGATAACACAGGCACTTCTGCTAATGTGTTTTGTGTATAAATAGGACTTCAGGAGCTGTTGATCCCAACTAAAGTGGGTCAAGAATGTATGGCAGTATTTCCACTTCAATGTTACTTATTAAGCAGTACAAAAACAAAATCCTTTGTTTGGAAAGTGGAAATTAGCCTCCAATGTCAAAGTAAACAGATCAGCTGGCTTTCTATTTTATCTTTGTAGAATAAGAACAATTCCAGTCTGTGTATAGCAtgaaatattaattattaatagtTGACACATTATACATGAATTATCCAAACTAATGGACCTGCATCAGTACAGTTTGGTATACTGATCGCTTGACAGTCATTTCATCATCTGTATCCTTTGACTGCTATTGAGACAGACTGGTGGTCAAGTGTCTAGCACAAAGGACTGGGACTCAAAGGGCTAGGTTCTAATCCCAGTTGCTTTGCAGGACATTGAATCTCTGCCCATGGGATTAGCGGAACACTGAAAGTTAGCTTTGCTTTCTATCAGAGGGATGTTCTTCCTCTTGATAAGAGGCCCCTTGTGGAGTACAGAACCTCAGCTTGTGTTCAGGCTTCTCAGCTATTGTTCACAGTCATGTAAGTAGTTACTTATCCATTACTGCATATGCATAAATATTATGCTTAGTTTGAATCCCTCAGGCCTACTTTTAAGTTGTAACCCCTTGCCAGTGTTCTGTACTATTCCAGCTGAGCCTATGTTCAATGCAAAAGTAACAAGATAATTGAATCATTTTGTTCACAAGCTTCAAAGGTGGCAGAGTGAATTAAAATGCTGTTAAGAGCAGTATCTTTGTGTGCTGTTCGTATGTATGTTGAGAAAGCAAAGTGCTGGCATCAGAATGTTTgtaatattacaaaaataaatgtgaatGGAAAGACTTTGAAAATCTCTTACCTTGCTCTACAAGGAACACCAGCTGAAGCTGCTCCAGGTAACTAGATGCAAACAGCTTGCCCAGTAACTGATATTTGGGACTGGCTTTGCCAGTGGGGGTTAGCAGTGCTGCTAAAGCAAAATACTCTACTGCAGGATATTTTACAATAgacattttctttatttaaaaaaacaagtattTACATGCTCCGGCTCAATGTAAAACAGGTAAACGTGGAAGGCTTCTGAAGTTCCATTGCCCCCATGGCTGCATCACTCAAGCTGTAGTTTGTGGCAGTCCCTTTTTCAACAGCGATGTAAGATAGCTGCCCAGTTCTTCATCCTATAGAGACATCAGAAATAGGTTAGGTGACAAGGGCCCCCTCCACTCTCTCATCAAAAGAGCAGCCTCTGATGTGCTGCCCTAAATAAGCCAGACCCAAAAAACCCTAAAATTAGTACGGTTTCAGAATTGTTTGGCCTGAACCCATTTCTGATAGTTTGGAAGAATAAACTCCCATTTGTCAGAAAcaaaggggggcaggggcaggggagactcagACAACAGCTCTCTCTTTTCTTAAGAGCAAAGAACAGACTATTGATTTTTGCTTTGCTCTCAGGAAAATGTTTCCCTTCTAAAGAAAATCCTTTTGAAACCTACAAAATCTAGGCACTAGAGAACTCTATCCATGAGCTTTTTGCTAGTCAGCAGGGTTGAGCTGTGACTAGCATACATATAAACAGGCTCAACCCCCCTCTGCTACCAGTACTCCACCCATTGCATCATATTTCTGAGGGCCTTCCTTATTTTTGGCTATTTCTAGTATCCTGGCCATTGATTTTAGGGTGGTTGATTTTGTTTCCAGTGCCCACAGCAGGAGCAGACTCAGGAGCCTGGTGCTACTGGAAAGGTAGTTCTATTAGGGGGAAAAGCTTAAGGAGGTGACTCCAGAGAGTTAGCGctatagatttacaccccagcttgccaggcACTGTAGAGGGGCTCTGTACTAAAACGTTGTTTCCACATGCTCTAAggatgcatctacactgcagctgcgaGGTGAGAGTCCCAGCCCAGACAGACGATCATGCTAGCTCAGcatgagctagtgcactaaaaatagctgttgcAGCATAGGTGGCAGCTTGGGCATGGTTACACCTCCCGTGTGCTGCTCAGACCAGACTCTTCAAACAAACTCAAAGCTGGAGTAGCTCTTTTCCATACCCTCACTGCAATAACCCACTTCCTCTGGAAACGGATTCTTACAACAGCAACCTCCACCACAGACCCACATTAGAATAGAGCTAACCACAGTCACTTTGTGTGTCTTCAAGGTGACATTTATTCTTACCTGGTATGTCCAGGACACTAGCAAAACTTTGGTTCCTTGGTCCTCTGACTGTGCTGTGGCTTGGATCAGAATGGACTCCACCATGATCGATCCATCAGGTAGATGCTGAACAGAATAATCTTTCAGGACTCTAGGAAGATGGAAGGTACATTATGTAGTCCTGCTCTGTACTGAAGTGAGCGTCTGACTACACAGACCTAACTCCTACAAACAGTGCATCAGTACAGACTCACGGACTCCCCAAAAATGATATTACTACTCCTAGGCCAGAGTGTAAGCCAATACCCACCAGCCAAGGAGGGCAGAACAGGACTTATTCAAAGTCTGCTTATGTCTTTTCATATTCATCATTGGAAAGTCACAGTCCCACAGGGCTTGATTTCTGGCCTGTCTGAAAAGGACAGGCCAGATCCTGAAGTAAAATTCTGGTTCCTATTTGTCTGTGTAAACCAATCCTCAGGGGCTGGGCCAGTGGAATTATCTTCCCCATTTTAGTCACTAGAATTGCTACAAGTAATGTTAATAGGTGACAAGGAAACTAACAGCTGCTCCCAGGGTGGCCAAGCTGTGTAAACAGCCTGTGGCACGCTTACCCCTTAAGGTGATTATAGACTCGAAGCACCATCTCATGCTCCTTGCGAGGATCCTGAATGTGGACACGGCACGTAAAACGCAGCTGATGCTCCCCAAGACCCAGTTCCTTCAGTGCCTGCTCCGGAGAGACCAAGCGGAAGCTCTGCCAAGGGAAGGGAGAAATCCATTAATTGCAGGCTGCTGTTCACACTGCTCCAGAGTCCTTTTTTCATTATTGGTAGCTCTCGACAGAGCTAAACAACAAACACATAGATTTCCTTGGGGCATGGATCCTGCCTTTTTAAATGGCCTAGCAACTAGCTAGATGTATGTGTACacagatttatttatataaacaCCTATCTGTTATACAGTCCCCAAACCTGCCTTCAAGCACAGCTGCTCTATGGATAAAAGTTGGCACAACCCGCCTGTATGACAAGAGTGAGTTAAACTACAACCACAAGGCTATGGATAAGATCTCTTGACCTGGCCCAGAAGGTAAATGCATCCAGTGTGCAGCAGGAGTCCAGGGCATGAGAAAAAGCAGTGGCTTGGTTAACTGTCTCCAGTGTCCTGTTCCAGTACCACGCCTCTGGGTTGGTCTGATCTCTACCAACGTTCGCAGCTTAGAGGCTGGGAATTCTCATACACCTAGATTTCCCTCACAGCCCCACAATACGTTAGAGTGGTCACTGCTTCCAAGAAGCTAGGACTGTGCACAACACCTTTACTGTTAGCTGACACTAACACAGAGGGCACAAGACTTGTACTGGTGACGTGCAAGTCTCTGGGTgtaaccccccttataaattaaaaacacttttttgtaaatttaacaccaatataaatgctggagatgaagcagagtttggggtggaggctggcagctcacaGACCCATCCCCATGTAATTACCTTGTAACCCCATGAAGGGTCCCAACCCCATTTGAGAATTCCTGTACTAGAGAGTCATCTTTTCACTTACGTTATCCTTCATGATTAATGTCCCATGCATGAGCTTTGGCTTCTTGGAATCTGGTACAAGCCCTAGAGTGGGACCAAACAGAAGAGAGGGGCAAAGTCATTAATGGTGCTTATCTAACACCTTTCATACCAACAGAGTAACACACTTTGGGATCTAACAGACTGCACGGCTATGGTGAGAAGAGGGTCTGAACTGCTATCCCCTCAACTGAAATGCAGTAGGTCTAGTCTATGGTGTTATAACCTGGGCAGAGACCCTTTACAAACAGTGTACTTAAGCCCGTTAGCAACTCCACAGGGATGGGGCAAATCACACTCAGCAACACTGACACACTCTTCTCGATCTTGCAGCACGTCACTTCCTTGCTTTAGACAGaaggttgttttgttgtttttctttgtttttgggaGGGGGTGTTAAAATCAGGTTATCTTGTAATTCCAATGGGGGCAGAACTGGCCCACTGAAGTATGCATTTTTATCCATTAATTCTCTGCAGGGTGCATTAGTGATGAACAGCACAGCAGCCCCATTCTGTATCTCTTGGACTTTCCTGCATGGGGCTTTTAAAAAACAGTGAATACACTCTGAATGGGGATAAACTGGCAGGTGAAATCCAAGTCATTATATGGGAGATCACAGATGTGCCCACAACGTCCCTGTCTCACACATCCATGCACAATCTTACATGCAGCAGTAAAAACAGAAGATGTACTAGAATTGGAGAGTCATTGTTAACTGGTTATATTACCTATGGCCCTCTCTCTCTTCAACAATCCAAGGGAAATGTCCACTGGTATATTGGGGCTGGTGAACAATGTAGTGGTTTCTCCATTTGCCGGCATGTAACAGTTCACATCTGTATTAAAAGCAAACAATACTGGAGAAACATCCATATAGAGCTTCTAGTCCCAAAGGACTTTTTATACAGGAACTGCACTCATGGCTAGAGTGGAACATGGCAGGTGTTTAACAGCAACTCTTTACAACAATTTGGGACAGGAACTAAGGACATTATAGTCAATTGAAACTTGAAGGGGTAATTCAAATAGCCAGTATAGTTGTTCTAAAGGGAATCTTGCCAGGAGACCAGAGTTAACACCCCTAATCGTGGTAAATTCCATGGGACTGTTTGTCACAAGGAGCCACAGCTTCCCCCCCGCCACGGAAGACAGCGCAGATTCCCACAAAGAGAACATCACTACTTATTGAATCACCAGCAACACTTCATGCAGCTGCATGTGTCTCTTCCTTTGGAGAACTCCCACCCAACCTGAGGCTGGGAGAATATGAGAGCTGAAAGGATCACAGGCTGCGGCAGAACTTACATCCATGGTAAGAACACGTTAATGCAAAAGTCACCTGAAACTACTGGGAAAATGCACCCAATGAATAAGCATCTAGAGTGTGATACACAATGGTCTCTTTGCTGATCATTCTCCACCTAGCCTTAAAGTCAGCTGCTTtcaaaaaaggtttttaattttcCTCTACTCTTGTTCACTGTAACTTAAGTCTGTAGCATAGAATTGTAAACATGAAAGAACTTTTCCCCACCAGTCTCTGCTGATTTTAGGAGTCCAAGAGGCACAGCTTACAGAAATAAATCCCTGTTATACATGCACACATGCAATAACTCTCCATTTCTTCAACTGCACTGCATCTGATTGGTCTCCAAAGATCATTAAACCTGCAGCAGGCGCTCACTGCAAACCATGCCATCTGGAGAGTCATCCTACCCATTTCCTTCCAGCACAGGGATTTTCAGTACTTCAGCCAATCAAAACATGTTGTTTAACTAGATTTCATGTCCTGGCCAAAGTACATGaactataaaaataattaattaatcctTCCCCCTTCCATTACTAATCCTCCCCACCACCCTCCAGACCCCAACACCTTACATACAAAATTCCTGTTCAATTTTCTGCTTCAGGAACTCCATCTTCTTTGCTTCCCCGTGAACCAGAAGAACATTGCGTGGCTCAGCCTGGCGAATCAGCTGCATTATTCCCTTGGCATCAGCGTGGGCACTAAAGGACATGTATTCTACCTGCATCTTCAcctccagctgcagggagcaAGGGGAAAAGCAAACACAGATCATCCCCCACCACTGCTTGCTCTGCTTGTTCACAACTTACAGGCCACGCAGTAACTAAATCAGAGTCTAAGCATCCACGCCCAACTAGAGAGTGAGCAAGATACCTACATCAGAAAGTGGGACAATTGAGAAAACCAGATCCTTAACTTCAGGGGCAGTTGACAGAAGTCAGCACCGTACAAGGAAAGCAGTTAttaccttgcaggatcagactttGTAATTCTGGATACACTACCTGTCTCAGCTTTGCCCCAGGAAAATCACTTTGTAAAGATTTTAATTACCAGCTGCAATGTCCCTTTCAGCAGGAATCTATGTGACAGTTACCTCACTGGGTACAGGTAATTTATGTACTTTTCCATATAGAAGTAAACACTCATTAAAGTCTCTGGGCCCATCTACAATGATTTCAGCGAGGTAAGAGATTTATGGGGCAATTGTTCAGCCACAGCCCCATGTAGTCAAACTCCCAGTAACTGTAGTTGTGGGACCACACATGGAAGGATGGCAGTAAAATGCAATCACTGTCAGCACAACCAAAGGAACTAATTCAGTCACTTTGGCTAAAATGGTACAGCAACACAGGGAGAGATTTTCACCGACAAAGGGCGGAGCAATGTGCAGGTCCCCCTGAAAGTCATCAGTGCCTTTCAAAATTAACTTACTATTTGTCTTCCTTCCATTTCTAGCTTCCGCTGCCCACTCAGGATCTTATGGCCCACAGTTCCTTGCACACAGTAACCTGGCATAATGACCTGGAAGGAATCCAGACAAATACGTAGCATTTGCACACTGAACGGAATTAGAGTAAATTGTTCTCTTAGGACAGAAATAGCTGCACATCCACGTATATAATCCTGATGGCAAGTTTCCACGGTTCCCGACATGTATACCACAGCTCTTTGTTTAGAAGCTACTGAATCTATTCTGTTCAATTGTGCCCCTCAGCATCTTGCATGATAAAGACCTGAGTCTGGCACAAGCattaagattaaattaaaaggGCGGCTTCTGTTAAAATCCACATGCTACTAAATAATGGTTATTGCTAGTCATGGGTAAACAGACAGGTTTGAACAGATAAGCACAGCTGAAAGTACATTTCCATAACATAAAATGTTGCACCATGCTTCCTTTGAGTCTACTGCCTACAATGTAACATTTTAATAGTCACAAAAACTGGAGCTAGAAGAACTGTCCCTGTGTCAATTCCTTAGGGAATCCCTCACCCCCTGACTCCAAAGGCCTGGCTATCATTCAGTTTCATGGGATTCCTTCAGAattaaggcttctttaaaaagaCCTTCAAAatattcagtaaaaaaaaatttaaaaatggttCCACAGTCTCAAACCTGAGGAATGTCACTGTATGGGTTTCAAAAGTCATGGCCAGCCTTTGTGCACAAAATCTCTCAATGGGATATCGATGTCAAGGCCACCAGCGTGGGCTGGGCTTTCAGAGCGTGACTCAGTGAGAAACGCTCAGAGTCCCACAGCTATTTACCAGCAACGATTTTCATAGCCTAGTGTTCCCTTCGTCAAAGTTGACCCACATGGATACTTGGTAAAGtggccccactgaaataaatggaccAGTGCATCCCCACTCATGGATCACAGGCAGCACGTAAGGCGTTAATACTCAACTTTTTCCCCCTAATTGAAGCACAATGTGGTATCTAACACAGGTCAATTGAAGTCTGGAATGTAGACCTGCCATCAGAACTGAATGCGTCATATTCATCCACAATAATTAAACCTTGATTTTGTCATCAAGCTGCATCTGTCCCCCAAAGACACAAAGGGTGAATCCTTGTCCAACAGAgagaaatcttggccccactgaagccaatggctaAACTTCCACTAATCTCAGAGCCCAGCATTGGACCAAATGCAATGTGCCAGTcataaaaagcattttttaatcATGCTTTAAATTAAATAAGGTCAGTCAGTCAGCGGTTTTTGCTAACTAATGACTCATTTACATAACAGCTGATAAAGGAAAGAGACATGCCAAAGACTCTCCTGCCAATATAGGCAGAGTTTATTTCTAAAATGACTGGACTGCAGCCCCGCACATTAATATGAGGCATCATTCAAGCTCACAGAATTTCTTAccatgttcttttcattccctgccCATTTCCTGAAGATCTGGAGGGACTGTCCAGCATGAAGCATACCTGGGGTTGCAAATACAACCTAGGTTTCAAAAGAAGAGCGTTAGGAGCTGATGCACAGAGATTCATTTTGCCTGATAATCAGAAAACAGGTATCCCAGATTATGGAGAGAGCACATAAGAACAGAACCAGGAAAGTTCCATCCATGAATCTATATAATACCAATTAATATACAATACAGGTTACACTCCTTACAGCTGTGGGGTTGGGGGACAGGGGAAGAAA harbors:
- the PUSL1 gene encoding tRNA pseudouridine synthase-like 1 isoform X1, with protein sequence MANTSYAMARGHSNATIVDCYVEADFQYHLFTIIYSIVFVLGLLENVLALYLLTCKVKHTSHSYIYLINLAVADTLFVCILPFKIHYHLNQNDWIFGDMACRITGTLYYINIYVSIAFFTCICMDRYVAVLHPFAYIRIKVTHYMIVVTVFWFIAASITIPLIVGGPLHNRGTGNKTACFENFSLSSWTHRMMPYNVCALLFGFVIPFAVILISYPLIAKRIAHTRCSIHKKKALRTIYLILLICILCFLPYLTHLLHFLMRVQLIQSCPFTNLIYKMRRVTMALVSFNCCLNPILYYFTASSKPWRLSLKFRSKTKVYTICDRKFNDYPYKSKPAARPPTQQLNEMPFLKQGQ